The following coding sequences are from one Microtus pennsylvanicus isolate mMicPen1 chromosome 1, mMicPen1.hap1, whole genome shotgun sequence window:
- the LOC142838865 gene encoding beta-1,3-galactosyltransferase 5-like: MDFMKIRLVYAFILMMDILCLYFSMEPFKTQPFVLKKGHRKFLQLPDIDCKQKPPFLVLLVTSSHKQLAARMAIRKTWGREAEIQGRNVKTLFLLGASDSINEMNATAQEGKQHRDIIQKDFKDDYYNLTLKTLMGMEWVHHFCPQAAFVMKTDSDMFVNVGYLTDLLLKKNKTSRFFTGYIISNTPPFREIFSKWFVSKFEYPWDRYPPFCSGTGYVFSSDVASKVYNISESVPFLKLEDVFVGLCLAKLKIRPEELHTEQTFFPGGLYFSVCRFRKIVTCHSVTPQTLLSYWQILENSQKKYCPS, from the coding sequence ATGGACTTCATGAAGATAAGGCTTGTTTATGCTTTCATTCTGATGATGGACATTCTTTGCTTGTACTTCAGCATGGAGCCTTTTAAGACACAGCCATTTGTTCTCAAGAAAGGTCACAGGAAGTTCCTCCAGCTTCCAGATATAGACTGCAAGCAGAAACCACCTTTCCTTGTGCTGCTGGTGACATCATCCCACAAACAGCTGGCAGCTCGCATGGCCATCCGCAAGACATGGGGTAGAGAGGCAGAGATTCAAGGGAGGAATGTGAAGACCCTCTTCCTCCTGGGGGCCTCAGACAGCATCAATGAGATGAATGCTACAGCCCAGGAGGGTAAGCAGCACCGTGACATCATCCAGAAGGATTTCAAGGACGACTATTACAACTTGACCCTAAAGACATTGATGGGCATGGAATGGGTCCACCACTTTTGTCCTCAGGCAGCTTTTGTGATGAAGACAGACTCAGACATGTTTGTGAATGTTGGTTATTTGACTGACCTActgctaaagaaaaacaaaacttccagGTTCTTCACGGGTTACATAATATCTAATACTCCCCCCTTTAGGGAGATATTCAGCAAGTGGTTTGTGAGTAAATTTGAATATCCCTGGGACAGGTACCCACCTTTTTGTTCTGGTACAGGTTATGTCTTTTCTAGTGATGTGGCCAGCAAAGTATACAATATCTCAGAGAGTGTTCCATTCCTCAAGCTGGAGGATGTGTTTGTTGGGCTCTGCCTGGCTAAGCTGAAGATCCGGCCTGAGGAACTCCACACTGAACAGACCTTTTTCCCAGGTGGCTTATACTTCTCTGTGTGCCGCTTTCGTAAAATTGTGACCTGCCACTCTGTGACACCCCAGACCTTACTCTCTTACTGGCAGATACTGGAGAATTCTCAGAAAAAGTATTGCCCTTCTTAG